In Zalophus californianus isolate mZalCal1 chromosome 4, mZalCal1.pri.v2, whole genome shotgun sequence, the following proteins share a genomic window:
- the LOC113908682 gene encoding ubiquitin-conjugating enzyme E2 L3-like, translating into MAASRRLMKELEEIRKCGMKNFRNIQVDEANLLTWQGLIVPDNPPYDKGAFRIKINFPAEYPFKPPKITFKTKIYHPNIDEKGQVCLPVISAENWKPATKTDQVIQSLIAPVNDPQPEHPLWADLAEEYSKDRKKFCKNAEEFTKKYGEKRPVD; encoded by the coding sequence ATGGCGGCCAGCAGGAGGCTGATGAAGGAGCTTGAAGAAATCCGCAAATGTGGAATGAAAAACTTTCGTAACATCCAGGTTGATGAAGCTAACTTATTGACTTGGCAAGGGCTTATTGTTCCTGACAACCCTCCATATGATAAGGGGGCCTTCAGAATCAAAATCAACTTTCCAGCAGAGTACCCATTCAAACCACCGAAGatcacatttaaaacaaagatctATCACCCGAACATCGATGAAAAGGGGCAGGTCTGTCTGCCAGTAATTAGTGCTGAAAACTGGAAGCCAGCAACCAAAACCGACCAAGTAATCCAGTCCCTCATAGCACCGGTGAACGACCCCCAGCCCGAGCACCCACTTTGGGCTGACCTAGCTGAAGAATACTCTAAGGACCGtaaaaaattctgtaagaatGCTGAAGAGTTTACAAAGAAATACGGGGAGAAGCGACCTGTGGACTAA